In Mytilus edulis chromosome 13, xbMytEdul2.2, whole genome shotgun sequence, a single window of DNA contains:
- the LOC139502335 gene encoding uncharacterized protein isoform X2: MADTFIPNISLALYNYLCHNIVGTEEHVKIIRLMNTVRDNFSSSKLYTCITSGSFGEGLEMRGSDLDIMQVLKYIKVNADKQPDFDPNITYLSMDTDDVKPGFTQLRLEYSRSQNVLEGCEEHNGKHYFSSALYKGKLLSFGNKDQQIHGPCITDKKEFYDYAFSLHCKTWISSAVNWLTRSSCSWPNHNVKQSIIKHGVLFVPIGVHGSPKEDLEWRVSFSVAEKLLINTFTHTQLMCYALLKIILKDVIANDSECKDLLCSYFLKTIIFWISEELPSSVWKPDNLIPCFLRCFSRLVYCVEHSVCLHYFIPDNNMFENKIEGRARGVLLNKLNMLHSYGWQCILFSDQISNFDVSMWNCPVEPFTLYVNDVKKIVQSSMLFIANVFLEIYSELDIFNTELLHNIWCHHFSLKQLYAYYMSQKCRRLAQRLPLDGAIINNKYQYKQYKSCLSTLLTNVYHDAVSGWLMIASVFYKTKQYRKALHIIRYSISKCTPDKLYEGMTMTDINYQSLKLQIIVKKSVAYLLKFMFVDSMRLTVDSTLTPDELSMEGRNKTYYFPSTAYAYFLSFLCHHHLNNVRQCQDSLEGLELVIAESYLIPNWNTKDAYTLLGIA; encoded by the exons ATGGCAG ACACTTTTATACCAAACATATCACTAGCTCTGTATAACTATCTGTGTCATAACATCGTAGGAACAGAAGAACATGTTAAAATAATCAGATTAATGAACACGGTAAGAGATAATTTTTCAAGTAGcaagttatatacatgtataacaagtgGAAGCTTTGGAGAAGGACTTGAAATGCGAGGAAGTGATTTAGACATAATGCaagtattaaaatatattaaGGTGAATGCGGATAAACAACCCGACTTTGATCCAAATATAACGTATCTGTCCATGGATACAGACGATGTAAAACCTGGTTTTACTCAATTAAGACTAGAATATAGCAGAAGTCAGAATGTTTTGGAAGGTTGTGAAGAACATAATGGTAAACATTATTTTTCGAGTGCATTATATAAGGGAAAACTATTATCGTTTGGGAATAAAGACCAACAAATTCATGGACCGTGTATAACTGACAAAAAAGAATTTTATGATTATGCCTTTTCTTTACATTGTAAAACGTGGATATCTTCTGCTGTAAATTGGTTAACAAGATCAAGTTGCTCATGGCCTAATCATAACGTCAAACAAAGTATTATAAAACACGGAGTACTTTTTGTACCGATAGGAGTTCACGGATCACCAAAGGAGGATCTAGAATGGCGAGTATCTTTTTCAGTGGCTGAAAAACTTCTAATTAATACATTTACTCACACCCAATTAATGTGCTATGCtctcttaaaaataattttgaaagatgttATAGCAAATGATTCTGAATGTAAAGATTTACTCTGTTCGTATttccttaaaacaattattttctggaTATCTGAAGAACTACCATCATCTGTATGGAAGCCTGATAATCTTATACCTTGTTTTCTGCGATGTTTCAGCAGGTTAGTCTATTGTGTCGAGCATTCAGTTTGTTTACATTACTTCATTCCAGATAACAATATGTTCGAGAACAAAATAGAGGGCCGTGCTCGTGGTgtacttttaaacaaattaaacatgttaCACAGCTATGGTTGgcaatgcattttattttcagatcaaaTATCTAACTTTGATGTATCGATGTGGAATTGTCCAGTTGAACCATTTACATTATATGTAAATGACGTTAAAAAAATAGTGCAATCCAGTATGTTGTTTATTGCAAATGTTTTCTTAGAAATTTATTCTGAGTTAGATATATTCAACACAGAACTATTACACAACATATGGTGTCACCATTTTTCACTAAAGCAATTATATGCATACTACATGTCACAGAAGTGCAGAAGACTAGCTCAGCGTTTACCACTTGATGGTGCAATTATCAACAATAAATACcaatacaaacagtacaaatCCTGTTTAAGTACTCTTTTAACAAATGTCTATCATGACGCTGTTTCTGGATGGCTTATGATAGCTTCCGTGTTTtacaaaacaaagcaatacaGAAAAGCTTTACACATTATTAGGTATTCTATATCGAAATGTACTCCCGATAAATTATACGAAGGAATGACAATGACAGATATCAACTACCAATCACTAAAACTGCAAATAATTGTCAAGAAAAGTGTTGCTTATCTGTTGAAATTTATGTTCGTAGATTCAATGCGGTTAACGGTAGATTCAACTTTAACACCAGATGAACTTTCAATGGAGGGAAGGAATAAAACTTATTATTTTCCATCCACAGCGTATGCATACTTCCTTAGTTTTCTTTGTCATCATCACCTCAATAATGTAAGACAGTGTCAGGATTCCTTAGAAGGTCTAGAACTTGTTATAGCAGAAAGTTATTTGATACCAAATTGGAATACGAAAGATGCCTACACTTTATTGGGGATTGCTTAA